In Arachis stenosperma cultivar V10309 chromosome 1, arast.V10309.gnm1.PFL2, whole genome shotgun sequence, one DNA window encodes the following:
- the LOC130980088 gene encoding uncharacterized protein LOC130980088, with translation MYSRFLDSFASLNVNIPFIKVIQQMPAFIKYMKELLPKKSSLKGGQTIVMNRDCSTLIQTQLPAKRKDPGSFHVPCAIGEANFDRALCDLGASINLIPLSLVKRLQINEILPTDVVIRLADKTQKQAVGMVENMLLKVGKYFLPTDFVILDMEESHLHPIILGRPFLATARALIDVEKGELILRIHDEQLSFSVFELSLEKDEEDKEPSKGHHEILKEEASTEAQPAHPEIHWVDGQGQQQVPQVKEKLEEPKPPEVCEDINKSSSKKVATRSKKTAPGAKKKVPRGWRNKKIPTEDFSPGDKVISAYFTDIPPNLPTVPSQLPKVFTINRVLSLENVEIINTTNGYKSTARGEDFKHYQPP, from the coding sequence ATGTACTCAAGGTTCTTAGACTCGTTTGCATCTTTGAATGTGAACATACCATTCATTAAAGTCATTCAGCAAATGCCAGCATTCATCAAGTATATGAAGGAACTACTTCCCAAGAAGAGCTCACTCAAGGGGGGCCAGACTATAGTGATGAACAGGGATTGCAGCACCCTCATTCAAACACAATTACCTGCGAAAAGaaaagacccagggagttttcatGTCCCTTGTGCTATAGGGGAAGCAAATTTTGATAGAGCACTTTGCGatttgggagcaagcatcaacttaataccCCTATCCCTGGTAAAAAGGCTGCAGATCAATGAGATACTACCTACAGATGTAGTCATAAGGCTGGCTGACAAGACTCAAAAGCAAGCAGTAGGAATGGTGGAAAACATGTTGCTCAAAGTTGGAAAATACTTTCTCCCAACAGACTTTGTCATCCTGGACATGGAAGAGAGTCACCTGCACCCAATCATATTGGGGAGACCATTTCTAGCTACTgctagagcactcatagatgtggaGAAAGGAGAGCTAATATTAAGGATCCATGATGAACAACTGAGCTTCAGTGTTTTCGAACTCTCACTGGAAAAAGATGAAGAGGATAAAGAACCGAGCAAAGGGCATCATGAGATACTAAAGGAAGAAGCAAGCACTGAAGCACAACCAGCTCATCCTGAGATTCACTGGGTTGATGGACAAGGCCAGCAGCAAGTGCCACAGGTCAAGGAAAAATTGGAGGAACCTAAGCCACCAGAAGTTTGTGAGGACATTAACAAAAGCTCATCAAAGAAGGTGGCCACCAGGAGTAAGAAAACAGCACCAGGggcaaagaagaaggtaccAAGGGGGTGGCGGAACAAGAAGATTCCTACGGAAGATTTCTCTCCAGGGGATAAAGTAATCTCAGCCTACTTCACAGATATCCCCCCTAATCTCCCCACTGTACCATCTCAGCTACCTAAGGTCTTCACCATCAACAGAGTTCTCTCCTTGGAGAATGTAGAGATCATTAATACAACCAATGGATACAAGTCCACTGCCAGAGGAGAAGACTTCAAGCATTACCAACCACCATAA